In Desulfovibrio sp. JC022, the following proteins share a genomic window:
- a CDS encoding RNase H family protein — MSNSLPRIIKTFSDNKEKGLMPTGKNGIRFVFDDFVHIAVSYSTAELKSGKTIAAGAASIYADGDFATDSQIGISPRGPAAELAAALSAINLFPRERKICVYSQSSYLIDAFRKGWIEKWKLNNWKKDSVTTIRNADIWKELYRANRERSITWLKADKKLVAETKAAAHAKALDRKKSIENSSR; from the coding sequence ATGAGTAATTCTTTGCCAAGAATAATTAAGACTTTCTCTGATAATAAAGAGAAGGGTCTGATGCCAACAGGAAAAAATGGAATCAGATTTGTATTTGATGATTTCGTTCACATCGCCGTTTCTTATTCAACAGCAGAACTGAAATCTGGAAAAACTATCGCAGCAGGTGCCGCAAGCATTTATGCTGATGGTGATTTCGCAACAGATTCTCAAATTGGAATTAGCCCAAGAGGTCCCGCCGCAGAACTGGCAGCCGCTCTGAGCGCAATTAATCTCTTCCCTCGTGAACGTAAGATATGCGTTTATAGTCAATCGTCCTACCTAATAGATGCTTTCAGAAAAGGCTGGATTGAGAAGTGGAAACTGAACAATTGGAAAAAAGATTCAGTCACAACCATTCGTAATGCCGACATCTGGAAGGAATTGTATCGCGCCAATAGAGAACGCAGCATCACATGGCTAAAAGCAGATAAAAAGCTTGTTGCCGAAACAAAGGCTGCTGCACACGCAAAAGCCTTGGATCGCAAAAAATCTATTGAAAACTCCTCCCGGTAA
- a CDS encoding AlpA family transcriptional regulator, whose protein sequence is MNINPIPFPEAGFLRLEQVLQFIPLSRSAWWQGVKDERFPKPYKLTPKSTAWKAEDIRALIDELGQEVR, encoded by the coding sequence ATGAATATTAACCCTATCCCCTTCCCTGAAGCTGGCTTTCTGCGGCTGGAGCAGGTGCTGCAATTCATACCACTGAGCAGGTCTGCTTGGTGGCAGGGAGTTAAAGACGAAAGATTTCCAAAACCCTATAAGCTAACCCCCAAAAGCACGGCATGGAAGGCCGAGGACATCCGTGCGCTGATAGACGAACTCGGACAGGAGGTAAGGTAA
- a CDS encoding tyrosine-type recombinase/integrase, protein MLLTVKKIEKAPAKSRTYDLSDGNALYVRVKPTGGKSFIYRFRRPDTGKQRVLTYGMFPDISLKEARLMHAEAKALIAKGIDPSENKKQNRIQSSGENLFKSIAEQWLERNKPEWSQKTYRTNTGRLTNHVFPYIGSMPIAEISAQNILTLLHRIESKGTIETARRVSSLCSQVFRYAVFLDKIEYDPVQRVKRALPPTSKTKKHRAYLNSPKEIGGLVRALEGYTGHYIVKQALRVGLYTFTRSIEVRGMEWDEIDFENKEWRIPAERMKMKEPHIVPLSRQVMDILTEVKALNHPSNYVFPSVFSKGRILSENTFNVALRRSGYTKEQLCFHGFRATCATRLYEQGWAGDVIERQLAHVERNGVKASYNHATHLEDRRKMMQWLADDFDGLRDGGKVLPLQKTA, encoded by the coding sequence ATGCTGCTGACCGTTAAGAAGATAGAGAAAGCCCCTGCAAAAAGCAGAACATATGACCTGAGCGATGGTAATGCTCTCTACGTGAGAGTAAAACCAACAGGCGGCAAATCTTTCATATACAGATTCCGTAGACCAGACACAGGGAAACAAAGAGTACTTACCTACGGAATGTTCCCAGACATATCCCTAAAAGAAGCACGGTTGATGCATGCCGAAGCCAAGGCACTAATAGCCAAGGGCATTGATCCAAGTGAAAATAAAAAGCAGAATCGTATTCAATCATCTGGAGAAAACCTCTTCAAAAGCATTGCCGAGCAATGGCTTGAGCGCAATAAACCTGAGTGGAGCCAGAAAACATACCGCACCAACACAGGACGGCTGACAAACCACGTATTCCCATACATCGGCTCAATGCCCATTGCAGAAATTTCAGCCCAGAATATCCTTACCCTACTGCATAGGATAGAATCAAAAGGCACCATCGAAACTGCTCGGCGGGTATCCTCGCTCTGTTCGCAAGTGTTCAGGTACGCCGTGTTTCTGGACAAAATCGAATATGATCCCGTGCAAAGGGTAAAAAGAGCCCTCCCCCCTACCAGTAAAACAAAAAAGCACAGGGCATACCTGAACAGCCCCAAAGAAATCGGCGGCTTGGTACGCGCCCTTGAAGGCTACACTGGACACTACATTGTAAAACAGGCCCTGCGTGTTGGCCTGTATACCTTCACGCGCTCCATTGAGGTAAGGGGCATGGAGTGGGACGAGATAGATTTCGAGAACAAGGAATGGCGCATACCTGCCGAGCGCATGAAAATGAAGGAACCGCACATCGTACCGCTCTCAAGGCAGGTTATGGACATCCTCACCGAAGTAAAAGCCCTGAATCACCCTTCAAACTACGTTTTCCCAAGTGTTTTCAGCAAAGGCAGAATACTCTCCGAAAACACCTTTAACGTTGCCCTGCGCCGTTCTGGGTACACCAAGGAACAACTCTGCTTCCACGGTTTCAGGGCGACATGCGCCACGAGGCTTTACGAACAGGGCTGGGCTGGAGATGTGATCGAAAGACAGCTAGCGCACGTTGAGCGCAACGGAGTAAAGGCATCATACAACCATGCCACGCACCTCGAAGATCGCCGCAAGATGATGCAATGGCTTGCTGATGACTTTGATGGGCTGCGGGATGGGGGAAAGGTTCTCCCACTCCAAAAGACAGCCTAA